The genomic region TTCCAATGACAAGTAATACTTTATATTATGGCCAACTAATGTTCTAAGATTCTTAGAAATGGACAACCACTTGTTGCTTATTTTGGTTGTTCCCGAAGAGACGGTTACCTGTGTGGGAAAAATTCAAGGTGCTAAATAACAGTGTCACTTTATGGCCTGGCACCACGCTGGAGCACGTCACCTGTTCCCAAAGGATGGTGGCTGCTTCTTCTAAGAGAGACCTTAAAACTGTGCTGACCGAGTCATTTAACACCTGAATGTTAAGATCCTTGAGATTTTCAATCCCTATATTCATGCCTAGTACTTTGGTATCATCCCACACCAGGTACATATTAAGGTTCGAAGCAATCTTTAAGGACATCTGCGGGAAACATACAGCTTCAcatacaaacttaaaaaaatactttaacatAATGCATTGTACTGCACAGAACTAGAATTCAACATAACATATCACATTGCTAAAATATTCACATAAATACCATGTATGCATGGAGTCACTGCATTAGGAAAATCCGTCTATTAGGCTATTAAAGACCAGTCTCAACAAAGCCCAAGGAAAAACTATTTTAACAGTAGGAACACTAAAAATAACAACTATGAGGTTTATAAACAAGTGGTGGGAAAGAGAATTCTTTACATTTGCTATTGATTATGTCACGACAGGCACAATCTGAAATACAATTTTGGGCTAGCAGtgtataaaaatactttttaaaacaatacttTTGATATATATAGCGCTCCTTAACAAACCTCCAGCTGTGCAGTTATCCCATTTGAAGACCTACTAAAACAAATCCAACTTCCTGCTCCCAGCTAGCTCCTTAAGCACCGACCTGGAAAGCAAGTTCTCGCACACATGCGcatgcaccacacacacacagccatatATGAAAATAGCCTACGGCTACAGCACATGCTGATGAGTTACCGATAGGCGTCAATTTCAAAGGAGGCGTGAGATGATCCTGTTTAGAGCCTGTTTTTAGTTCTAGATTTGGGATGGACAAACAGAGGCAGAAGTaaggtggagtgtgtgtgtgtgtggtttctaTTCCTCTTGTGGGCACTCTCTAGGAAATAAGTTTAATCTGGCATATCAATATTAAGCTTGGGAGGTGGGGGAACATATTTTCCAGGGCTCTGGGTTATAACTACCCTGGCCTTCTTTCCAAACATTGGAGCGATTTTAGGAACTTCTGGAACCGATGTTTCTTCGGCATCTTCACTATCTTCATGATGTAGATCATATGAAATGTTCCCATATTCtcttaaaaatgggaaaatttcaAGCAGAAACTGACAGAAATCTTTGCGAATACCAAACCACCAATGGTTGCCCCCTTTTCGCCTAAATGTCGTGGCCATTAACGTTATTAATGAAAGCCAAAGGGGGACAAATATGGAGATATAAGAGAACGTATTGTGCCCATCCAATCTGTGAACCAGCAGAACCTCAAAAGTGAGCAAGGGCACGACAATCGTTATCCAGCTGATGGCCATGGTCACGTGTGTTCTTCGCTGTTCGGCAACCACATCCAGGGACCGCAAGAACAGGAGGGACCAGACGATGTAATAGAGGACGACCAGGCAAAGGAACGACATGAGGATCCACAGAGGCACGAACACCACTAGCCACGGCCAGTGGATAATCCTGTCCAGCCGTAGGGCGATGAAGATGAACTGCAGGATGTTGACAGAGCACAAGAGCTCCAGCTCCAGCGATCTATCGTGTCGGAAGCCCCATACGCAGGCGGCCACGGACACGGGGGATACGAAAAAGAGTGGCATGAAGACGAGCAGCCAGAAGTGGGTCCCCCTCTCCACCCTGTCGCAGACCAGGACTTCGAACATGAGCAGCAGCAGGTGAATGCCCACGGCGATCAACATAGCTTTGAACTCCACGCACGCCTCCCCCTCGGCGCGGTAGCGAGGGTTTCGGGCCCAAACGCCCGAGCCCACCGATGCACCGGCGATGACCAGGAGCTTCCACAGCCATATGGGGGCGAAGACGGCCCAGTAGCTCCACTGGATGATGCCGTCCAGGCGGAGGGGCAGCAGCACCGAGAAGAGCAGCAGGCAGGCGTAGATGAGAAACTTACTCGGGTTGAAGTCCTGGAACAGGCCCCTGGGGTTCATGGCGAGGCTGCTGCCCGCGCGCCCGGGCCTGCTGCTCGGCCCTACTCGGCGATCGCCGCGTCTCCGCCGCCTCCCGCGCCTGGCCTGCGGCCTATGTCGACTCTCGCTGGGCAGCGGCCGAGGGCGGCCCGGAGGAGGGTCCGACCGCGGCGCCAAAAGCCGGAACACGTGAGTGCGTGGTCACGTGGCCCGGTAGGACGCGCGGTGGGCGTGGCGTGCGCGCCCGCGCTCTCCCAGCGGCCCGCGGGCCCGGGCGGTGCGATGACCGAGGGCCCGGCGCTGCCTTGGCCCCGCCGCCCGGCTTCACTCCGTACCCATCTGAAAGGCAGCTCCTGCGTGAGGCGCCGGGAGGGACGGCGCGGGCGACTCCGGCCCGGGGCCCGGCGCGCTGCTGACTTCCTGGCCGGCCCGTTGGAAGCGAGCGGGCCGCGACCTCGGCGAACGCTTCCTGGCAGCGGCGGCGGGGGCAGGGAGGCGGGAGTGAGCTCACATCCTCCTGGCCGGCCCAGGGGCGGGGCCTCGctggggcggggccaggggcccaggagggaggctgggctgggggcgtGGCCGAGGGCGGGGCCCAGGAGGCGCGCGTGGCCGGGGCGGGTGGGGGCGGGACTCAGGGGGAGGGCGGGGCCGGGGTGGGTGGGGGCGGTCCGCCGCGGTTGCCCCACCCTCGCCGGCAACCGACCCAGGGGCTCAGGCTCCCGAGGTGACTGCAGCGCGGTGAGCGCGGTGGGAGGACGGCGTGGGCACGAGCGAAGGCGGGGGCCAGGCGAATGTGGGAGTTTGCGAGCGAGGGAGTGGGTGCCGGTACTCTGATGCATGGGGTGAAGTGGGGGCTTTGCCTGGAACACATGGCTTCCAGGGCTAGACTCCGCCTGGTGGAGCGACGGTCACTTCTCAGGCTCTgaggccgcggcggcggcggcggtctTACACCTGCCCCTTTCACCCCAAAAGTGGCGGGCGGGTGCTGGGGAGGGTGGTAGACCCCGCAGAGCCCCTAGGCAAAGCCCCGgggagcaggtgcttcctgcccCGGCTCACCCGGCAGGTTAGGAGCAGAATGGACACCCAGATTGAGGGCTCTAGACTT from Equus asinus isolate D_3611 breed Donkey chromosome 4, EquAss-T2T_v2, whole genome shotgun sequence harbors:
- the TMEM185B gene encoding transmembrane protein 185B yields the protein MNPRGLFQDFNPSKFLIYACLLLFSVLLPLRLDGIIQWSYWAVFAPIWLWKLLVIAGASVGSGVWARNPRYRAEGEACVEFKAMLIAVGIHLLLLMFEVLVCDRVERGTHFWLLVFMPLFFVSPVSVAACVWGFRHDRSLELELLCSVNILQFIFIALRLDRIIHWPWLVVFVPLWILMSFLCLVVLYYIVWSLLFLRSLDVVAEQRRTHVTMAISWITIVVPLLTFEVLLVHRLDGHNTFSYISIFVPLWLSLITLMATTFRRKGGNHWWFGIRKDFCQFLLEIFPFLREYGNISYDLHHEDSEDAEETSVPEVPKIAPMFGKKARVVITQSPGKYVPPPPKLNIDMPD